The following proteins are co-located in the Acidicapsa acidisoli genome:
- a CDS encoding prolyl oligopeptidase family serine peptidase, with product MRTAQRAMLLCLGAASLFSSSATWAQLPKPPVAPVKTVVDTYFDQKIEDPYRYMEDQKDPAVVGWMKAQADYTRSVLDSIPGRKEFAAKMQTYMNAAEYTVSDVQVAGNYTFYRKRKQGQNIAALYVREGKSKEERVLFDPNKFDGGGHHLSLDQYSPSWDGKYVAVGASPGGSEEQTAHVYETSTGRELPESFERFEGGIFSVDGKEFYYMQRNKLAAGAPPTDKYKKLRFYAHRLGTDTSSDKAVFGFGVVPEVRVEEDEVASASPSPVSSYLLGTVGKFVAPEQEVYIASAGAFESKTGWKKVASYSDKITDMALVGDSLYLVTLKDAPNGKILRLNAADPDLSKAEVVLPGSNAVLTGSYVGTNVLRPAKDALYIQQAEAGIGQALRLRYEPGAKPERIQLPFDGSVDSVTTDPAQSGALLDATSWTAPGDYYRYDPGEGGVSSTIVATGLEPANAIDPTDFVSEERKAPAPDGTLIPLSIIYKKGIKLDGNNPTALIGYGSYGDVWKPGFSRRYSEWIERGGVLAVAHVRGGGEYGEAWRLAGQKLNKHNTWGDFIACAQFLIDQKYTSTPKLGIWSQSAGGILIGRAVTERPDLFAAAVDGVPCSDMLREETGANGPPNVPEYGTVKTREGFEGLLAMSAYAHVKAGTKYPAILVTAGANDPRVDPWEGAKMAARLEAANTGDKPILLRVNYDAGHGITDTISQQVSDWTDIFTFFLWNFGDKDFQPAALSSQSSVAAVK from the coding sequence ATGCGTACCGCACAGCGCGCCATGCTTCTCTGCCTCGGCGCAGCTAGCCTGTTCTCCTCCTCAGCAACGTGGGCGCAACTGCCGAAGCCGCCGGTTGCTCCCGTGAAGACAGTGGTGGACACGTACTTCGACCAGAAAATCGAAGACCCTTACCGGTACATGGAAGATCAGAAAGACCCTGCCGTGGTGGGGTGGATGAAGGCTCAGGCCGACTACACACGGTCGGTGCTGGATAGTATCCCCGGCCGCAAGGAATTTGCCGCCAAGATGCAGACTTATATGAATGCGGCCGAATATACCGTTTCCGATGTGCAGGTGGCCGGCAATTACACCTTTTATCGCAAGCGGAAGCAAGGACAGAACATCGCCGCCTTGTATGTGCGCGAGGGCAAGAGCAAAGAGGAACGGGTGCTCTTCGATCCCAACAAATTCGACGGTGGCGGCCATCATCTGTCGCTTGATCAGTATTCCCCTTCATGGGACGGGAAGTATGTGGCTGTAGGCGCGTCGCCGGGCGGGTCAGAGGAGCAGACGGCGCATGTGTACGAGACTTCAACCGGACGGGAATTGCCGGAGAGCTTCGAGCGCTTCGAGGGAGGCATATTTTCGGTTGACGGAAAAGAGTTTTACTACATGCAACGGAATAAGCTTGCCGCCGGAGCGCCGCCGACAGACAAATACAAAAAGCTGCGTTTCTATGCCCACAGGCTAGGCACCGACACCAGCTCCGATAAGGCCGTCTTCGGTTTCGGAGTTGTACCCGAAGTAAGGGTCGAGGAGGATGAGGTTGCCTCCGCGTCGCCATCGCCGGTTTCTTCGTATTTGCTCGGGACCGTCGGCAAATTTGTGGCTCCGGAACAAGAAGTGTATATCGCTTCGGCGGGCGCGTTTGAGAGCAAGACGGGATGGAAGAAAGTAGCCAGCTACTCCGACAAGATTACGGATATGGCCCTGGTGGGCGATAGCCTTTACCTGGTCACACTCAAAGACGCTCCCAACGGAAAGATTCTGCGGCTCAACGCAGCCGACCCGGATCTCTCCAAAGCCGAGGTGGTGCTGCCCGGCAGCAATGCAGTGCTCACAGGTAGCTATGTTGGAACCAATGTGTTGCGGCCTGCCAAAGACGCGCTCTACATCCAGCAGGCCGAAGCCGGCATCGGGCAGGCTCTGCGACTTCGCTATGAGCCCGGCGCTAAACCGGAGCGGATTCAACTGCCCTTTGACGGCAGTGTGGATTCTGTCACCACCGATCCGGCCCAATCGGGAGCATTACTCGACGCCACTTCCTGGACAGCTCCGGGAGATTACTATCGCTACGATCCGGGCGAGGGTGGGGTGAGCTCGACGATAGTCGCGACCGGCCTGGAACCGGCAAATGCGATCGATCCCACGGATTTTGTCTCTGAGGAGCGGAAAGCTCCGGCTCCGGATGGAACGCTGATTCCGCTGTCGATCATTTACAAGAAGGGAATCAAGCTCGACGGCAATAATCCTACCGCCCTGATCGGGTATGGATCGTACGGGGATGTTTGGAAACCGGGTTTTTCCCGTCGCTACTCCGAATGGATTGAGCGCGGCGGAGTTTTGGCTGTGGCGCATGTGCGTGGAGGTGGCGAGTACGGCGAAGCATGGCGCCTGGCCGGTCAGAAGCTGAATAAGCACAACACCTGGGGCGATTTCATCGCCTGCGCGCAGTTTCTCATCGACCAGAAATATACCTCCACGCCCAAGCTCGGTATCTGGAGCCAGAGCGCGGGCGGCATCCTGATCGGCAGGGCGGTCACCGAGCGCCCCGATCTTTTTGCAGCCGCGGTAGATGGCGTACCGTGCTCAGATATGTTGCGCGAGGAGACCGGCGCTAACGGGCCGCCGAATGTTCCCGAATACGGGACCGTCAAGACCAGGGAGGGCTTTGAGGGACTGCTTGCCATGAGTGCTTACGCGCATGTGAAGGCAGGCACAAAGTATCCGGCCATCCTGGTGACGGCGGGGGCAAACGATCCACGGGTCGATCCGTGGGAAGGAGCCAAGATGGCCGCCCGGCTGGAGGCCGCGAATACCGGCGACAAGCCCATTCTGCTGCGCGTGAACTATGACGCCGGTCACGGCATTACGGACACCATTTCGCAGCAGGTCTCTGACTGGACGGATATCTTCACTTTCTTTCTCTGGAATTTTGGGGATAAAGATTTTCAACCCGCGGCGTTGAGTTCACAAAGCTCGGTTGCGGCAGTGAAATAA
- a CDS encoding glutaminyl-peptide cyclotransferase, with product MRVLVSLALLAQALSAWAAAPVFGYKVVAKFPHSTESYTEGFFYLNGLFYEGTGLDGHSAVLVTQPETGKVLQRLDLAPQYFGEGIVDWGPNLYEWTWQSHIGFVYDRFSMRKIRQFAYDGEGWGMTRTAKEIITSDGTSTLRFRDPATFKEVRHIVVKDGNQPVEQLNELEYIKGEIYANVWHSDRIARISPQDGHVIAWINMAGLLPDDQKINAESVLNGIAYDAQHDRLFVTGKQWPTVFEIKIESKGVEQARGKPQAH from the coding sequence GTGCGCGTCCTCGTATCTTTGGCCCTGTTGGCTCAGGCCCTCTCCGCCTGGGCGGCCGCGCCGGTCTTTGGCTACAAGGTTGTGGCGAAATTCCCTCATTCGACAGAGAGTTACACGGAGGGGTTCTTCTATCTCAACGGCTTGTTTTACGAGGGGACGGGACTTGACGGACACTCGGCCGTGCTGGTGACCCAGCCAGAAACCGGCAAAGTGTTGCAAAGGCTTGATCTGGCGCCGCAATACTTTGGCGAGGGCATCGTCGATTGGGGGCCGAACCTCTACGAGTGGACGTGGCAGTCGCATATCGGATTCGTCTACGACCGCTTCAGCATGCGCAAGATCCGGCAGTTCGCCTACGACGGCGAGGGCTGGGGCATGACGCGGACGGCGAAGGAGATCATCACCAGCGATGGCACGTCGACGCTGCGCTTCCGCGATCCGGCGACATTCAAGGAGGTCCGGCACATTGTGGTGAAGGATGGAAATCAGCCAGTCGAGCAGCTCAACGAGCTTGAATATATCAAGGGTGAGATCTACGCGAATGTGTGGCATTCGGACCGGATTGCGCGGATTTCGCCGCAGGATGGGCATGTGATTGCCTGGATCAACATGGCGGGGCTGCTGCCGGACGATCAAAAGATCAATGCGGAATCGGTGCTGAATGGGATCGCATACGACGCGCAACATGACCGGCTGTTTGTTACCGGGAAGCAGTGGCCGACGGTCTTTGAGATCAAGATTGAGAGTAAGGGCGTCGAGCAGGCTCGCGGAAAGCCGCAGGCTCATTAG
- a CDS encoding PadR family transcriptional regulator produces the protein MPTQKDENERIALLQGTLDLLILKTLLFGACHGQGIARAIQRQSEEAFFVDHGSLYLALQRLEESGLISAEWGVSENNRKARFYTLTTKGRAQLVAKTDQWKRLTRAMGLILDPQE, from the coding sequence ATGCCGACCCAAAAAGACGAAAACGAACGAATCGCGCTGCTGCAGGGCACGCTCGACCTGCTCATTTTGAAAACGCTGCTCTTCGGAGCCTGCCATGGGCAGGGGATTGCCCGGGCGATTCAGCGCCAGTCCGAGGAGGCTTTTTTCGTGGATCACGGCTCGCTCTATCTGGCGTTGCAGCGCCTGGAAGAGAGCGGCCTGATCTCTGCCGAATGGGGCGTCTCGGAAAACAACCGCAAGGCCCGGTTCTACACGCTGACGACAAAGGGCCGCGCGCAACTGGTAGCGAAAACCGACCAGTGGAAGCGCCTGACGCGGGCGATGGGACTGATTCTGGATCCGCAGGAATAA
- a CDS encoding ABC transporter permease: MFRRKRRTTEDFAEEIRAHLALEAEELQREGKPRQEAERVARATFGNSTLAQERFRLRHRAVWLENLLQDVRYGVRMMARNRSFTAVAILTLAIGIGVCTTAFSWIDAVLLQPLSGVAEPNRLVTLETVTPGGEWVPNSYPDFMDFRDHLKLFDGIAVTRPVAFSVGKEDHAERVWGELVSGNFFAVLGVKPELGRVFLPAEYGDKPGAFPLAVVSDRYWRSHLGADPGVVGRTIRINQHELTVIGVVPPNFHGSIPVTAFDLWVPYMQQPILNGVQQWMLRDRHNRNMLGIARLKPGVTLEQANAELDTLARRMAVANADVSADMTATLLPLWKSPHGPQGLLVGPLRILMGVCLLVLLIVCANVANLLLARATVREKEFSTRLALGAGRTRLIRQLLTESLLLALAGAILGVAAMPWMSRSLELLMPPGELSLVLFLNTRLNLHVLIFTVGLCLLAALVAGIVPAVQVSRMDLTARLNDGGRSGAAGRSRHRLRSALVASEVALALVALVGAGLFAEGFRETLRMDPGFDPNHVLLSQFYLNTGGYTLQQRKEFCRRLAERMEAVPSVTSVAYSDGVPLGFEPSWWEELRIDGYAPGLNENMNIFRNVVSPGYLDLMHVPLVEGRNFTDADTEATQPVMIVNESFVRRFYAGRNPIGGRIHGWGSWFRVVGVAKDSKYHYLGESPVPYFYVDFRQLYREDESLAFYVRTKRDPDAILPLLRANVRAIDPNVNVFDAVPLKEFIGASLYPQKVAASLMTVLGTVAVVLAAIGLYGVMAYSVAQRTQEIGVRMALGAKPGQVLRMVVRQGLVLTVVGLAAGVLLALGLARSVSAVSFTNSGMGASAKLLGSSASEPWIYLGAAAFLCLVAVLAAYLPARRAAATNPMQALRME, from the coding sequence ATGTTCAGGCGAAAACGGCGAACAACCGAAGATTTTGCGGAAGAGATTCGTGCTCACCTGGCTCTCGAAGCGGAGGAGTTGCAGCGTGAGGGCAAGCCGCGCCAGGAGGCGGAAAGAGTGGCGCGGGCCACCTTCGGCAACTCCACGCTGGCGCAGGAGCGTTTCCGTCTGAGGCATCGTGCGGTGTGGCTGGAGAATCTGCTTCAAGACGTGCGCTACGGCGTGCGCATGATGGCGCGCAACCGGAGCTTTACCGCAGTCGCGATCCTGACTCTGGCCATCGGCATCGGTGTTTGCACTACGGCGTTTTCGTGGATCGACGCGGTGCTCTTGCAGCCGCTGAGCGGAGTAGCGGAGCCCAACCGGCTGGTTACGCTGGAGACGGTCACTCCTGGCGGCGAGTGGGTGCCGAACTCCTACCCCGATTTCATGGATTTTCGCGATCACCTGAAGCTCTTCGACGGCATTGCCGTCACGCGGCCTGTGGCCTTTAGCGTGGGCAAAGAAGACCATGCGGAGCGTGTCTGGGGCGAGCTTGTCTCGGGAAACTTCTTCGCCGTGCTGGGCGTGAAGCCGGAGCTTGGCCGCGTCTTTCTTCCTGCTGAGTATGGCGACAAGCCGGGCGCGTTTCCGCTGGCGGTCGTCAGCGATCGATACTGGCGTTCGCATCTGGGCGCAGATCCCGGCGTGGTGGGCAGGACCATTCGCATTAATCAGCATGAGCTGACCGTCATCGGCGTCGTGCCGCCCAATTTTCACGGATCGATTCCGGTGACTGCCTTCGATCTGTGGGTGCCGTACATGCAGCAGCCCATCTTGAATGGCGTGCAGCAATGGATGCTGCGTGATCGGCACAATCGCAACATGCTGGGCATTGCAAGGCTCAAGCCGGGCGTAACGCTGGAACAGGCCAATGCGGAACTGGATACGCTGGCCCGGCGTATGGCCGTTGCGAACGCCGATGTAAGCGCGGATATGACCGCAACGCTGCTGCCGCTGTGGAAGTCGCCGCATGGGCCGCAGGGCCTTCTGGTCGGGCCGTTGCGCATCCTCATGGGTGTCTGCCTGCTGGTGCTGCTGATCGTTTGCGCAAATGTCGCCAATCTGCTGCTGGCGCGGGCCACGGTGCGTGAAAAGGAGTTCAGCACGCGGCTGGCGCTGGGCGCGGGGCGCACGCGGCTGATTCGGCAACTGCTCACCGAATCGCTGTTGCTGGCCCTGGCTGGCGCGATTCTGGGCGTAGCAGCAATGCCCTGGATGAGCCGTTCGCTCGAACTATTGATGCCGCCCGGCGAGCTGTCTCTCGTCCTGTTCCTGAACACGCGGCTCAATCTGCATGTGCTCATCTTCACCGTCGGTCTGTGCCTGCTGGCTGCGCTGGTTGCCGGAATCGTGCCCGCGGTGCAGGTGAGCCGCATGGATCTTACTGCGCGCCTCAACGACGGAGGCCGCAGCGGCGCAGCGGGACGCAGCCGGCATCGCCTGCGATCCGCGCTCGTGGCGAGCGAGGTGGCCCTCGCGCTGGTTGCTCTTGTCGGCGCGGGCTTGTTTGCGGAGGGATTCCGCGAGACGCTGCGCATGGACCCTGGCTTCGACCCGAACCATGTGCTGCTCAGCCAGTTTTATCTCAATACCGGCGGTTATACGCTGCAGCAGCGCAAGGAGTTCTGCCGCCGTTTGGCCGAGCGCATGGAGGCCGTGCCGAGCGTGACGAGCGTGGCTTATTCGGATGGCGTTCCGCTTGGCTTTGAGCCGAGCTGGTGGGAAGAGCTTCGCATCGATGGCTATGCGCCCGGGCTAAATGAGAACATGAATATCTTCCGCAATGTTGTGTCTCCCGGTTATCTCGACCTGATGCATGTTCCCCTCGTGGAGGGGCGCAATTTCACGGATGCCGACACGGAAGCCACGCAGCCCGTGATGATCGTCAATGAATCCTTTGTGCGCCGTTTCTACGCAGGGCGGAACCCAATCGGCGGCCGAATTCACGGATGGGGCTCGTGGTTCCGTGTTGTTGGCGTGGCGAAAGACAGCAAGTACCACTACCTCGGTGAGTCTCCTGTGCCGTATTTCTACGTGGATTTCCGCCAGCTCTATCGCGAAGACGAGTCGCTTGCCTTCTATGTGCGCACCAAGAGAGATCCCGACGCGATTCTGCCGCTACTGCGCGCCAATGTGCGGGCAATCGACCCCAATGTGAATGTCTTCGACGCTGTGCCACTGAAGGAGTTTATCGGGGCATCGCTCTATCCGCAGAAGGTCGCCGCCAGCCTGATGACGGTTCTCGGTACAGTAGCTGTTGTGCTTGCCGCAATCGGGCTCTACGGTGTCATGGCCTATTCCGTAGCCCAGCGCACACAGGAGATTGGCGTGCGTATGGCGTTGGGAGCGAAGCCGGGACAAGTGCTGCGAATGGTGGTGCGGCAGGGGCTGGTGCTTACCGTCGTGGGCCTCGCAGCGGGAGTGCTGCTGGCGCTGGGACTGGCCCGCAGCGTCTCTGCTGTCTCCTTCACCAATTCAGGGATGGGGGCGAGCGCGAAGTTGCTTGGTTCGAGCGCGAGTGAACCCTGGATCTACCTCGGAGCTGCGGCGTTCCTGTGCCTGGTTGCTGTGCTGGCGGCTTATCTACCAGCAAGGCGAGCGGCCGCGACCAATCCCATGCAGGCGTTGCGGATGGAATAG
- the hslU gene encoding ATP-dependent protease ATPase subunit HslU, translating into MAIYLPGTAEDQDVDLDELTPREIVAELDKHVVGQRAAKRAVAIALRNRTRRQKLPPDLADDIMPKNIIMIGPTGVGKTEIARRLAKLTDSPFLKVEASKFTEVGYVGRDVESMIRDLVEIAIDMVREERLEEVEDKAEMNAEERLLDLLLPPPPEAHQPAQEGQLTLPGTESYTRTREKLRQQFREGKLDDRTVELDVRERSSPQLGIISSQNIEDMDMSLKDLLPNIFGGSQKKRKMKVNEAFEYLVSEEESRLIDMDQVTRAAVERVETSGIIFLDEIDKIAGREGGHGPDVSREGVQRDILPIVEGTTVNTRYGMVRTDFILFIAAGAFHVSKPSDLIPELQGRFPIRVELQSLTVDDFLRILTEPKASLTKQCTALLETEGVRLEFTPESLREMAAFAFRVNETTENIGARRLHTIMERVLEEISFLAPDLARVAKDTDHAEAIAKAIKDESTTPLPYLERETQSGPEKVFLITPEYVKHMVASIVKDQDLSRYIL; encoded by the coding sequence ATGGCCATTTACCTCCCAGGAACTGCCGAAGACCAGGATGTCGATCTCGACGAACTGACCCCGCGTGAGATTGTCGCGGAGTTGGATAAGCACGTCGTAGGGCAGCGTGCCGCCAAACGCGCCGTAGCGATTGCCCTGCGCAACCGCACCCGCCGCCAGAAGCTGCCGCCCGATCTCGCCGACGACATCATGCCCAAGAACATCATCATGATTGGGCCCACCGGCGTGGGCAAGACCGAGATCGCCCGCCGCCTGGCCAAACTGACCGATTCGCCGTTCTTGAAAGTCGAGGCCTCAAAGTTCACCGAGGTCGGCTATGTGGGCCGCGATGTTGAATCGATGATCCGCGACCTGGTCGAGATCGCCATCGACATGGTGCGCGAAGAGCGCCTGGAAGAGGTCGAAGATAAAGCCGAAATGAACGCCGAGGAGCGGCTGCTTGATCTGCTGCTGCCTCCGCCGCCCGAGGCGCATCAGCCCGCGCAGGAAGGGCAGCTCACCCTCCCCGGCACGGAGAGTTACACGCGCACGCGTGAAAAACTGCGTCAGCAGTTCCGCGAAGGCAAGCTCGACGACCGGACAGTGGAATTGGACGTGCGCGAGCGCAGTTCGCCGCAACTGGGCATCATCTCGAGCCAGAACATTGAAGACATGGACATGAGCCTCAAGGATCTTTTGCCCAACATCTTTGGCGGCTCGCAGAAGAAGCGCAAGATGAAGGTTAATGAGGCCTTCGAATACCTCGTTTCCGAAGAAGAAAGCCGCCTGATCGACATGGACCAGGTCACGCGAGCGGCGGTCGAACGCGTGGAAACCAGCGGCATTATCTTCCTCGACGAGATCGATAAGATCGCCGGGCGTGAAGGCGGCCACGGACCGGATGTTTCGCGCGAAGGCGTCCAGCGCGATATTCTGCCGATCGTCGAAGGCACCACAGTCAACACGCGCTACGGCATGGTGCGGACGGATTTTATCCTCTTCATCGCCGCCGGAGCCTTCCATGTCTCGAAGCCTTCGGACCTGATTCCCGAGCTGCAGGGCCGTTTCCCCATTCGCGTGGAACTGCAGTCGCTCACGGTCGACGACTTCCTGCGCATTCTCACAGAGCCCAAGGCTTCGCTCACCAAGCAATGTACGGCGCTGCTGGAGACAGAGGGCGTCCGTCTGGAATTCACGCCGGAGTCGCTGCGGGAGATGGCCGCGTTCGCCTTCCGTGTCAACGAGACCACGGAGAACATCGGAGCTCGCCGGCTGCACACCATCATGGAGCGGGTTCTGGAAGAAATCAGCTTCCTCGCGCCCGATCTGGCACGTGTGGCCAAGGATACCGACCACGCGGAGGCGATTGCCAAAGCGATCAAGGACGAGTCCACGACGCCGTTGCCGTATCTTGAGCGCGAGACGCAATCCGGCCCTGAGAAGGTCTTTCTCATCACGCCGGAGTACGTGAAACACATGGTCGCCAGCATCGTGAAGGACCAGGACCTGAGCCGCTATATCTTGTAG
- the hslV gene encoding ATP-dependent protease subunit HslV: MAAKIISSDALRTTIPQVPAESSPNSTATENPAASRAGRIRSTTVICVRRNGSVVMAADGQVTLGDHVLKHSAKKIRRLYQDRILAGFAGSTADAFALFKRFEAKLEQFSGNLNRAAVELATDWRTDKMLRNLEALLVVADAGQTLLISGSGDVIDPDEAIAAIGSGGSYATAAARALLENTSLSAREVAVKSMKIAGEICIYTNDRVTVEELFAEPKPQSETDLSKELQA; encoded by the coding sequence TTGGCTGCAAAAATCATATCTTCTGACGCTCTGCGCACGACCATCCCCCAGGTTCCTGCTGAATCCAGCCCGAATTCGACCGCGACGGAAAATCCGGCGGCTTCCCGCGCTGGCCGCATCCGCTCTACTACGGTGATCTGTGTGCGCCGAAATGGCAGCGTGGTGATGGCTGCGGATGGCCAGGTGACGCTTGGCGATCACGTGCTCAAGCACTCCGCGAAGAAGATTCGCCGGCTCTACCAGGATCGGATTCTTGCTGGGTTTGCGGGTTCGACCGCCGATGCTTTTGCGCTCTTCAAGCGATTCGAGGCCAAACTGGAGCAGTTCAGCGGCAATCTGAATCGCGCAGCCGTGGAGCTGGCGACGGACTGGCGCACAGACAAGATGCTGCGCAATCTCGAAGCGCTGCTGGTGGTGGCCGACGCCGGGCAGACACTGCTCATTTCGGGCTCCGGCGACGTGATCGATCCAGATGAGGCGATTGCCGCCATCGGCTCCGGCGGAAGCTATGCGACGGCTGCGGCGCGTGCGTTACTGGAGAACACCAGCCTCAGCGCCCGTGAAGTTGCTGTGAAATCCATGAAGATTGCCGGCGAAATATGCATCTATACCAATGACCGGGTTACTGTTGAAGAGCTGTTTGCGGAACCGAAGCCGCAATCCGAGACCGATTTATCAAAGGAGCTGCAGGCCTGA
- a CDS encoding OmpH family outer membrane protein, which yields MIRPILRAVSLAILLTAFSGGLQAQAPSPSPAQGVVTVTFNAAVLQTAEAQRALGALQTKYAPRQAQLKALSDEIAEQQKQLEATGDKLSDAERASREQSLNAKEKQFQRQSEDYKADSQTDSQQVFETVAQKVYAFLQAYSRQHGYSVVVERGTDAAPVVWYVAGGLDITEDLIKAYNAQSGTAAPASGNTPAAPRPNPANSTKPQSSSTPPK from the coding sequence ATGATTCGGCCAATCTTGCGTGCGGTTTCGCTGGCAATTTTGTTGACCGCCTTTTCGGGAGGTCTGCAAGCGCAGGCTCCCTCGCCTTCACCGGCGCAGGGCGTGGTGACCGTTACCTTCAACGCAGCCGTGCTTCAGACCGCTGAAGCCCAGCGGGCGCTTGGGGCGCTGCAAACGAAGTATGCTCCACGGCAGGCGCAGCTCAAGGCGCTAAGCGATGAGATTGCGGAACAGCAGAAGCAGTTGGAGGCGACCGGCGACAAGCTGAGCGATGCCGAACGAGCCAGCCGCGAGCAGTCGCTCAACGCGAAAGAGAAGCAGTTTCAGCGCCAATCCGAGGATTACAAAGCCGATTCGCAAACAGATTCTCAGCAGGTCTTCGAGACTGTTGCGCAAAAGGTCTATGCATTCCTGCAGGCATACTCCCGGCAACACGGCTACTCGGTCGTCGTTGAACGGGGTACCGACGCGGCTCCGGTGGTCTGGTATGTTGCAGGTGGCCTGGACATCACGGAGGATCTGATCAAGGCCTACAACGCCCAATCCGGCACGGCAGCGCCGGCGTCCGGAAATACGCCCGCTGCGCCAAGACCTAATCCGGCGAATTCGACGAAGCCACAATCATCTTCTACGCCTCCAAAGTAG